One part of the Helicobacter cetorum MIT 99-5656 genome encodes these proteins:
- the secF gene encoding protein translocase subunit SecF — protein sequence MELFKQARVLSFMRYSNYGVILSAILVLMALGLLFFKGFSLGIDFAGGSVVQVRYAQNAPIKEVRELFEKEARFKGVQVSEFGSKEEILIKFPFIETAENEDLNIIVANILKPSGDFEIRKFDTVGPRVGSELKEKGILSLILALIAIMVYVSFRYEWRFALASVVALLHDVIIVASSVILFKIDMNLEVIAALLTLIGYSINDTIIIFDRIREEMLAKKSKHVSQAIDEAISSTLTRTLLTSLTVFFVVLILCVFGSKIIIGFSLPMLVGTIVGTYSSMFIAPKVAVLLGFDMEKYYDNEARKIKKAQEKEKMRRLYEGGQV from the coding sequence ATGGAACTATTTAAGCAAGCTAGAGTCTTAAGCTTTATGCGTTATTCTAATTATGGGGTTATTCTTTCGGCTATTTTAGTGCTTATGGCATTAGGGCTTTTGTTTTTTAAGGGGTTTTCTTTAGGGATTGATTTTGCTGGGGGGAGCGTGGTGCAGGTGCGTTATGCTCAAAATGCCCCTATTAAAGAAGTGCGTGAGCTTTTTGAAAAAGAAGCTCGTTTCAAGGGCGTTCAAGTGAGTGAATTTGGTTCTAAAGAAGAGATTTTAATCAAATTTCCTTTTATAGAAACAGCTGAAAACGAAGACTTAAACATTATAGTGGCTAATATTCTAAAGCCTAGTGGTGATTTTGAAATCCGTAAATTTGACACCGTGGGTCCTAGGGTGGGAAGTGAGCTAAAAGAAAAGGGAATCCTATCGCTGATTTTAGCTTTGATAGCGATTATGGTTTATGTGAGTTTTCGCTATGAATGGCGTTTTGCACTTGCTAGTGTTGTAGCGTTGTTGCATGATGTTATTATTGTGGCTAGTTCGGTGATACTATTTAAAATTGATATGAATTTAGAAGTGATTGCTGCCCTACTCACTTTAATTGGGTATTCCATTAATGATACGATTATTATCTTTGATAGGATTAGAGAAGAGATGTTAGCTAAAAAATCTAAGCATGTCTCTCAAGCCATTGATGAAGCCATTTCTAGCACACTCACTCGCACACTTCTAACTTCTTTAACCGTGTTTTTTGTGGTGTTGATTTTGTGTGTGTTTGGGAGCAAGATTATCATTGGCTTCTCATTACCTATGCTAGTAGGCACGATTGTAGGGACTTATAGTTCTATGTTTATTGCCCCTAAAGTTGCGGTATTATTGGGCTTTGATATGGAAAAATACTATGACAATGAAGCTAGAAAAATCAAAAAAGCTCAAGAGAAAGAAAAAATGCGTCGCTTGTATGAAGGCGGTCAAGTTTAA
- a CDS encoding DUF6394 family protein, translating into MDWGRVIHVFFSLVSLTTIAGFLYEPNIVVLFGALALNLISITLKIGICKRFASELLASSLATVLHLIPAFVFLQILNNLTLSYMFMIGALISNAFCVVFLLIESVVTSETD; encoded by the coding sequence ATGGATTGGGGTCGGGTTATTCATGTATTCTTTAGTCTTGTAAGTTTGACAACCATTGCAGGGTTTTTGTATGAGCCAAATATTGTCGTGTTATTTGGTGCGTTAGCCTTAAATCTTATTTCTATCACGCTAAAGATTGGAATATGTAAACGCTTTGCTTCAGAGCTATTAGCTAGTTCTTTAGCGACCGTGTTGCATCTGATACCGGCATTTGTTTTTTTACAGATTTTAAATAATTTAACTTTATCTTACATGTTTATGATTGGAGCTTTGATTAGTAATGCTTTTTGTGTGGTATTTTTATTGATAGAAAGCGTTGTAACAAGCGAAACAGACTAA
- the leuS gene encoding leucine--tRNA ligase has translation MDFASIEKKWQDFWQQNESFEPKDDFNLPKKYILSMLPYPSGEIHMGHVRNYTIGDALARYYRLHNYNVLHPMGFDSFGMPAENAAIKHGIHPKTWTYQNIENMQKEFEALGFSFAKSRELATSDSDYTKFEQQFFIDLWEKGLIYRKKAMLNWCPNDKTVLANEQVVDGKCWRCDTEVIQKELNQYYLKITHYADELLKDLESLENHWPAQVLLMQKNWIGKSSGLQFSFKIADESLKACNKIKEIEVFTTRADTIYGVTYIAIAPEHPLVEHAIKQVDEETLKTIKAILNTSQRERALEKKGAFLGIYAIHPLTSEKIPVWVANFALANYGSGALMGVPACDERDFEFANCYNIPIKVITESSQNLPHTQEEILKDSGEWSNLSSSVAREEIMAYFEKENLGKRVTNYRLQDWGVSRQRYWGAPIPMIHCKSCGIVPETRLPVTLPEDIVIDGEGNPLEKHATWKFTQCPKCQKDALRETDTMDTFIQSSWYFLRYTTPKDKRENQAFDKDYLKYFMQVDTYIGGIEHAILHLLYARFFTKALRDLGYVDFNEPFKQLVTQGMVLKDGAKMSKSKGNVVSPKEILKKYGADAARLFILFAAPPAKELEWNDNALEGSYRFIKRLFDKASAITPTTSKPEFKEISLNENEKLARKKVYEALKKSHELFNKEESTYAFNTLIASCMEALNALNAQTNEQVLSEGYFVLLQVLEPMIPHMAWELSERLFKRENFKPIEIDESALIEDTITLALTINGKRRAELKVSVNANKEEIIEQAKIELAKYLNKASIKKEIYVPKKLVNFVLV, from the coding sequence ATGGATTTTGCAAGTATAGAAAAGAAATGGCAAGATTTTTGGCAACAAAATGAGAGCTTTGAACCTAAGGACGATTTTAATCTTCCTAAAAAATACATTTTAAGCATGTTGCCTTATCCTAGTGGAGAAATCCACATGGGGCATGTGCGTAATTACACCATTGGCGATGCTTTAGCACGGTATTATCGTTTGCATAACTACAATGTGTTACACCCTATGGGGTTTGATTCTTTTGGAATGCCTGCTGAAAATGCCGCTATTAAGCATGGCATTCATCCTAAAACTTGGACTTATCAAAATATTGAGAACATGCAAAAAGAGTTTGAGGCTCTAGGGTTTTCTTTTGCTAAAAGTAGGGAGTTAGCCACTTCAGATTCTGATTACACCAAATTTGAGCAACAATTTTTCATTGATTTATGGGAAAAAGGACTCATTTATCGCAAGAAAGCCATGCTTAATTGGTGTCCTAATGATAAAACTGTTTTAGCCAACGAGCAAGTAGTAGATGGGAAGTGCTGGCGTTGTGATACGGAAGTTATTCAAAAAGAACTCAATCAATATTACTTGAAAATCACGCATTATGCAGATGAGTTGTTAAAAGATTTAGAGAGTTTAGAAAATCATTGGCCCGCTCAAGTCTTGCTTATGCAAAAAAATTGGATAGGAAAATCTAGCGGGTTGCAATTTAGCTTTAAAATCGCTGATGAAAGTTTGAAGGCTTGTAACAAAATTAAAGAAATTGAAGTCTTTACTACAAGAGCAGACACTATTTATGGAGTTACTTATATAGCTATAGCTCCAGAACACCCCTTAGTAGAGCATGCCATTAAACAAGTTGATGAAGAAACTTTAAAGACCATAAAAGCGATTTTAAATACGAGTCAAAGAGAAAGAGCTTTAGAGAAAAAAGGGGCGTTTTTAGGCATTTATGCAATCCATCCTTTAACAAGCGAGAAAATTCCTGTTTGGGTGGCTAATTTTGCTCTAGCCAATTATGGCTCTGGAGCGTTAATGGGCGTGCCAGCATGCGATGAAAGAGATTTTGAGTTTGCTAATTGCTATAACATTCCTATTAAAGTTATCACTGAAAGCTCTCAAAATTTACCACACACTCAAGAAGAAATTTTAAAAGATAGTGGGGAATGGAGTAATCTTTCTAGTTCGGTGGCTAGAGAAGAGATTATGGCTTATTTTGAAAAAGAAAATCTAGGAAAAAGAGTTACAAACTATCGCTTACAAGATTGGGGAGTGAGTCGCCAAAGATATTGGGGAGCACCTATTCCTATGATTCATTGCAAGAGTTGTGGGATTGTGCCTGAAACTCGTTTGCCTGTAACTTTACCTGAAGATATTGTTATTGATGGCGAGGGTAATCCTTTAGAAAAACATGCTACTTGGAAGTTTACACAATGTCCAAAGTGTCAAAAAGACGCTCTAAGAGAAACAGATACCATGGATACTTTCATTCAGTCTAGCTGGTATTTTTTACGCTATACAACCCCAAAAGATAAGCGTGAAAATCAGGCGTTTGATAAGGACTATTTGAAGTATTTTATGCAAGTGGATACCTATATCGGTGGCATTGAGCATGCGATTTTGCACTTACTATACGCTCGCTTTTTTACTAAGGCTCTAAGAGATTTAGGTTATGTAGATTTTAATGAGCCTTTTAAACAGCTTGTTACGCAAGGCATGGTGTTAAAAGATGGGGCTAAGATGAGTAAGTCTAAGGGTAATGTAGTTAGCCCTAAAGAAATCCTTAAAAAATATGGTGCCGATGCGGCTAGACTTTTTATTCTTTTTGCGGCTCCTCCGGCTAAAGAGTTAGAATGGAATGATAACGCACTAGAAGGGTCATACCGCTTTATCAAGCGTTTGTTTGATAAAGCAAGTGCTATCACGCCTACAACTTCTAAGCCTGAGTTTAAAGAAATTAGCTTGAATGAGAATGAAAAACTAGCTCGTAAAAAGGTCTATGAAGCCTTGAAAAAATCGCATGAATTGTTTAATAAAGAAGAAAGCACTTATGCGTTTAATACTTTGATTGCAAGTTGCATGGAGGCTTTAAATGCCCTAAACGCACAAACTAATGAGCAAGTTTTAAGCGAAGGGTATTTTGTATTATTGCAAGTTTTAGAACCTATGATTCCGCATATGGCTTGGGAATTAAGCGAGCGACTTTTTAAGCGAGAGAATTTTAAGCCCATTGAGATAGATGAGAGCGCCTTAATAGAAGATACGATAACTTTAGCATTAACTATCAATGGCAAAAGGCGTGCAGAATTGAAAGTCAGCGTTAATGCAAATAAAGAAGAAATTATAGAGCAAGCTAAAATTGAGTTGGCTAAATATCTCAAT